The genomic interval CACTGGTATCAATGTGGGTTGCAAGTGGGCATGGAGACTTTGTCATCCCAAGAGGCCATTCCTCCAAGCCATACCTGAGACATATCATGGGAGCAAATTGGAAAGGCAAGTGCTCCTGCTTCCACTGCTGTACCTGCTGTGTGGATAATCAGAGGCTGCTAGAGTCTGTCCAGTATTTTTGATAAACACCAGATACACAATGATTTTTTAAGagcaattttccaaccagctttgaCTCTGCCATCTCTGTCCCATTGTATTTTAGGATGGGCCTTTGAGTCCAATACCCCAACTCTTACCCATGATGAgtaattccatttacttcaattgcACAACTCTTGTGAATTAAGATTACTTACGTAAGGGTTTCAAGATTGGACTCTTGAGTAGATATAGTAGGATGGTTACCTACCACATGATGTGCTTGAGTCTGTTCATAGTTATCTtgattcttcctcttcttcttcctcctcctcttctgaatTATCCCTGTTCTTTGAAGTATCACTGAATTCAAAGTTCCCTTCAATATCCAGCACCTGTAAATGCTTTAGGCTTTGGAATGTACTTTCCTTCACTGCTCCAACTGCTATCTTATTATACCTTCAAAACAAAAGTGTGACCACTGTGTTTAAAATAATGGTTCTCCACAGTGTGCTACATTCTAATTTTGAACTTTGCCTTTATGTTAGCATCTACAGAGATTATATATTGTAAGTACAGTACACCTTCTACCAACCCAGGAGTTTTTGGAGATTAGAAGGTAGCCTGGGTACAAACTTGCCATAACTTCATCCTGGCACACACATCACTCCAAGAAGTACTGTTACAGCCTAAAAAAGCAGCATTGTTCAAAGTGCAAATGCTGATTGCCCTGACTCTATGATGGCACTTCTGAGACCCGGGCCTTTTAAAGgtggacattttttaaaagtctcaggTTCAACAGCCTGGATGGCAAAAtccaagggccaaatcctgaagtccataAGTGGACTTTACTCagacaaactcccattgattaaaCTGAGACTTCTGGCTGAGGACTGAGTAAAATCAGAGGACTTGGCCATTCTGGATGAGTAGAGGAAGAGATGGAAGGTAATGATCTGTGAACAGCCTAGTTATTTATATACCCTGATTATTTTTAACTGTACCGGAGTTGGCAAAGGACTTTTACAGCAGGGAAACCCTGAAAATGTGAGTGATACGCAGAGTAACTGCTCACTGGGATTCCAACTGATCTTGCTGTCAGAGAAACAGTTGTTCCAGATTCCATCTATTACCCTGCCCCTAACGTCTACAGCTATACACAGCAGAGAAAAATCACAGTATTGGAAAGTCTCCCCTATGTATTCTTTATCCCAGCACCCAGTACTTTCCTTCCCACAGGGAAATGGTACCAGCTGCATGTCCTAAGTTTCAAAGTACAGTGTGTTTGCAgcgttgttgtagttgtgttggtcccagaatatgagagagacaagataggtgagataatctttctcaacctttttgattccagggactggcttgctgccttcctacaCTGTGtgagggagatctcagggactggcgcCAGACCACAGATTGGTCATTGAGAAACGCTATAGGAGACCACATAAAACAAAATGGGCAACTGAAGGTTAGAAGGCCGTGGGGTGTTTTACAGAtagttgtaatgagccataaaaccagtgtctctgagtCCATAGTTTTTCACATcaagcagagttatgaatttaagttcccaggcttgcttttgaagatgttgtgcagaagcaagttccccacagaccaggacacaccaaactgaagtggcaccagaccctgccagagcaccagaccctgccagaacaacagatgcaaaacctgcagacatatctcctctgctacaatgatcaaaaTCCCatacaacacacctttcaagattcatcGGTCTTACACacacctatcacaacatgtggctGTGTGCAttatccagtgcatcaaatgccccaacattaactatgtggatgaaaccagacaaccactacactctcaaatgaactcacgcAGACAAAAATACCATGTCACCTGTggacaaacacttttcacaaagcgatcactctttcctccaaaggaaacctgcacaacaccttcaaaagatgagcctggcaACTTagattcataactctgctggacactaaaaaccatggactcggaaacactggttttatggctcattacaacaatttgtaacacacaaCACTGCCTAACCCTAAATGGCCCAGTTCATTTTAAGTGATCTCCTACAGGGTGAGTAAACCCTTAACAATCCATCCCaatttgtatttagctcagacactctggtttcctttcccaaacctgaagaagagctctatgaagcttgaaaacttgtactttccaccaacagaaattggtccaataaaagatactatctcACCTACTATGTCTCTCTCAAAGTATAGTGTGCTTGTCTATGAGACTCAATGACATCTGTTGATAGTTTTAGATTTCCCCCCTTAAATATTGAATCAAAGGCTCCCTGCAGAAACACAACAAAGTGCAACAATTGTTAATCTGTAAACAATGTAAACatacaatatgtatttttaaagctcCTTCATGTCTATTTTGTGGCCCATCACTCTTGAATGTGGTCACTGTTGTATTCTCTTAAATATTCCCAGATGCACATGCCATAGTTTTACAATGGTATGATGACTAACGGCTTCTTGTTGACAAATATATCTTAGGCTGACAAGGCCTTCTACGAAATACTATCGCAAGACATTTTAgtgtatttgttttatatacacacacttttATATAAATTTGTTTTTTGAGCTGCATCCAAGTTCTCACTGAATTCTCAGAACCCAGAGCAGCTGGATTCACAGACAGCAGGCTTTTAAATTATTGCATAGTAAGCAAATAAAATTATCCAGGAAGGAATTATTCGGATGTGTAGGTTACACAAAGCAATTTAATTGCATATAAAGGAATAAGATCAGACCGTATAAAGCTCACTATGCCATGCATATCCCAGGCTTTTGAACACATTACTGCAGGGATAAAATATCAGATTAATCAAATATTCCATACTATCTAGGGGTTTTATAAATCCTGTCTGAGCAGTATTGCTAACATCAATCTCTCAGAATAACACAAATACATACATTTACTGGCCCAAAAACTGATTTcacttgcactggtataaatcctgagtaactccatttaagttAATCACCACAGTTTGGATTTATGCTGAGTATAGATGAGATGAGTATGTGGCCCATTACACCTACCAAGTAtatagttaaaaaacaaactcttCGTCTGGTGGAGTTTCTAGTTCAATGCTATTTAATCTAAATTGCATCCTGGATAGACATCAGTATCTAAAGGTTTGCAGTGGTTTACAAAGCAAAGAAGCAATCTTTTCCTGAGCCAAAAGGATGGGAAAATATGAAGTCTCTGTCAGCGCCGTGGGAAACTGAGACCTCTTGGTTTGTAGAGCTTTTCATGCTTATGAGTTTTGAATTTGAACAGAGCTCAGGAAACACAATAAATTGTCCCAGGCGTGTATGAAACTTACTCATTGAAAAGTTTATAGAAGTGAGTGAACTTGGCCCAAGTTTGGGGTTTGGAGTGAAAGCTGATGAgtttcacttttcattttgaaagtttCACCCAGTTCTAGTCTCTGTCCTTAATTAAACTTGAAATTCTGAATATAAGGCCATGAACTAGTTTGAAAAACTTTGGGTTTCTATCCCTACATTCCAGGTCACTTCTGCAGGCAAGTTCTGTTCAGTGCAGGACAATGGTAGTGGGGGATATGTCTGCATGGCCCTGTCACTTGTGTGTGATCTGGGCCATTTGTGCAGCCTGAACTGTGTAAAGTGGCCATAGCACACTTGAGAATGTGGCACCGCATGTTTCGCGCAAAGTGCACTAACGGCCATGTTGAAAAGATTTGCTGTAATATTGCTGATTGTTACCAATGGTAAGAGATCTTGTCTTCAGCAAGCATGGCATGCTGGTTTTGGGGTCTCCTCCCCACCTCTGTAGCAACGATAATGACTGGAGCCAGGAGCTGAACAAATGTATGGTATTATGTGTTTCCTCTGCACTGTAGATTCTTTAGATTCATGGGAGATATTAGAAATCGGAGAGGcacagtgggtgaggtaataacttctactggaccatcttctgttggtgatagggttgccaggtgcccagtttttgactggaaagtctggtcgaaaagaggacctggcagtgtccagtcagatgtactgaccagacaccaaaaGTCCGGTTAccgcggggagggaggaggcatggGGTCATTAACTGACActagcccctgctcagccagggccacctTGTACCTGTAGGCGGGCTtcttgtcaggctgcagcagctctcatcccagccccagagcagagggagcccagctggaagGGAAGATGGAGGATGGAGACGATCCACCCAGCGACAGGAGTgcggtttggggggggggggcggggggggggagcagggcctcaggggtcCGGTTACCTGCCATTGGAAAGGTAGCAACCCTAGTTGGTatgagagagaaacttttgagctacacagagctcttcctcagatctgggctgaagaagagctctgtgtaagcttgaaaacttgtctctgtcaccaacagaagttggtccagtaaaagatttcctcacccatcttgtctctctaataatttgggaccaacatagctacaccaCCATATAATAGAAATCAGATTCAGTTTTTTGGCACAGGATTGAAAATGCTCCTTCCCAAAAGATCTGCAGGGCACTTTCAAATGGTTATTGAAAATCAATTGTTACACAACATCAGGACTAGAACGATCAGCCTGCAATACTACAGAGGTCAATTGTCAAACTGTCAGCCACTCCCAAGTTGCCTCCTAGTGGCCAGAGGTGCTTCTGCAAAagtctgcctcaatttccccttcgCTCAGGGCCCCTTTAAAGTCCACGTGGTCCATATATTCAGAACATTCTCCTTCTGGGGTCCAATACATTAAGTGCTGCACAAAGTCATTCAAAATAGAACTCACACCTACAAAGTCTTCATCCCAGTTTCAGGtgggcccagcccctcctctccgaCGGTCTGTCCTCtctttacagtttatttcttTTACCCAAGTGCTAAGCTGGTCACATAGTCCCTTCTCCCTGTGGGTCTCTGTCTTCCTGCTCTCTCAGCCCCCCATACCTGGAGTATGGCCTTCTCCACAGACTCGTGTTTTCCCATTGCTCACATAGGACCCTGCAGGAGCCTTTGTAatccctgcagtgtctgcaggaaTCTACCAAACCCACAGCTGTCTCCCACTTTATAAGGCCAAGATATCTCCCCTTAAGTTCAACTGGGCAGCAGGTAATCAGTCCAGGTTCACTGGATCCCACTCCCTCTAAGAGGGCCAGGCCAATTGCCCTATGCCACCCATGATCATACAAGCATCATAATCATATCATGGGCTCACCCCTTCCCCACAAAACTACcaatgcaacacacacacacacacacacacacacacacacactgtgcaaaGCTATAGTCATGCATGCCCCGAAACCACTAACAAGCTTCTATTTGCTATAGTATAGAAATTCAGGACTGAAAATCAGTGGCAAGGCTGACTGAGTTAAAATTAGACCTTCCAAACTTTTAGTTCCTGGCTATATCTGGGCACATGACAAACATGTACATTGACATCCTACAGTCTCTCTAATCTGTCTGCCTGACCCATTCTTATCAACACTGAAATTTAAAAGGATGCAGCACTCAAAGCCGAGTGAGTGTATGCGGTGCACACATGACCTCTCACAGCATATAAACCTAGCTGCACCCTGGATTACAGTATGATCAAGTTGCCCGTAGGAGAAGCTAGGATTTTaaatgcctccccttccccccacccctgaagcAAGCATtcacaaaacaggaaaaaaaagcagAACATCCTGTGTACAGATTCAATGTAGAAAATGCCCTTACCTGAGGAAAATTCCCTTTATGTTGGGTGTGGATTCAAAGGCATTCTCTGATACCATGGTGATTTTGTTGTTCTGGAGATATAGATATTCTAGGGAGCCTGGCAGGTCCGATGGAATAGAGATCAGCTGATTGCCACCCATATCTAATATCTGAGAGGAAGAGTCATAAAGTCAGGGATTAACTGAAGAGATGAGTGTAGACAGCAGCAGCACCAAGCATATTTCATTACTGGTGAACCAGATCATGATGTGTGAATCTCAAAAGGATGGGTATTGATCACTATCACTATGGGTAACCATCCAGAAGTTAGGTACATGTGCAATACCTATCCCGGATTACTGGGTCTGAATATCTGAGTAGGAAATCACCTGAAAAAAGGctctttttttggtgtgtgtttgtgtgagagaaGCTGAGCATTTTCAACCCTGTAAAATGGTTCAGTTTCAGTTCAAGGTGGAGGGATTTTTATGTTTTCAAACCTTGTTTCATGTCAAGATCAATGTGGCCAGGAGGATTCTGGCCAGCCAAAGCTGTAGGGGGTCCTGTCCTCCCATAATGCTATTTAATCTAGCAGTATCACATCAAAGATCATGCTGCTTTCTTTAAGGGCACCTACATTTCTCTATCCCTATCCTCATGTGTTAGTCCAGGCCTGTTTGTAAATGAATGAAAAAGATACTGGGTTTCAATTAGGCATAGAACTCCTTGGATGATATTCTCTCAAACACTTCATTGATTAAAGTTACTTTTCAAATGTCACTTTCAAAGTTACTTTTCAGACCAATGTGTTAGCTATTAGCTAGGGCCTGATGCCACAACCCTTACTCACGTGTGTAGTCTTACAGAAAGAAATGGGCCGAATATTTCTCCAGCTCCCTAAGATATATTTGTGTAGCACCAATCGCCATAATATCTGGCCACTGCTCTGTGTTACATTACTGCAAATCTGgaattccagtgacttcagtacaTTCATTCTGGATTTAGGCCCCCaacttgcaaacatttatgcaaatGCCTAACTTTGCACATGCaagtagtttcattgacttcagtgggaatagtcACATGTGCAAAGTGAAGCATGTGGATAAGTatctgcaggatcggggccttactCAGCTACAGTTTGTCAAACCTACcacaataggactactcatgtaaGAACTGCAAGGTCAACCCCTTAATGAAGTATAAATTACCGTATGCTGTAAGAGAAATAACTAAGTAATAAAGCCACTCAAAAAATGCAATGTGCCAAATGCAGTGTCCTTAGATAAGGctacttgaagaaaaaaatgggCCTGTTATAGTAATGTCATTTTTCTTGAACAGAGTTTACAATGTAGTAGGGTACAGCTGGACTCAAGGGGCTCTGCATTACTCTGGCTTGACACTAATTTCAGTGCTGTGACAGTGGCGTAAAACCAGAGTTATGTAGTAGTGAATCAGACCCCTAGATAACAGAAGCTTATGTCTTCTTAATAATTAAAGCTTCCAAGATCTTAAGAGCATTTGGTTTGGTTTGAAAACAGATGGGTTAGGATGGATAAATGTCTTTAGTAGTACAGTGAAACAATCCCACCATCTGTAATCTTCATTGGTAACATCATCCTTCGAAACTAAATTCCATCTTTGAACTAACCAGCTTTGAAATACAAACATACAGTGAGTCACACTGTAGTTTACTTGCCTTCATGAAAAGCACCAAGTTGACAAGAAAATTAAGAAGGTATGATAAAAATAATGGGCCAGAGCCTCACCTAGTATAATTTGACATTGCtctattcatttcaatggagttatgccaatttataccacctGAAATCTGATGCACCATTTTCTCCATAGACTTCAAGAGCCGAACGAACATGAGATGAACTGCTGTACAAATCAAAATTCTTGGCATGTCTGACGCCCTTATGCTGATAACCAGCATCACATATGCTCTGCATCTCTTATCCCTGCGGTGCTTGCAGATACAAAAGCTCCCTCCTTACAGTGCACTAATGTAGGCACAGTGGATGGTTGCCATATGACAAGGGCAATATCTTTTAATGCAGGGAATGGGGCTCTTGCCTAAAAGGAAATGCAGACAAATCCTTCAGCTACTGACACAACTGCAAGATCATTTTGCATAGCACAACTGTGATTGTTCCTGCCTGCCTTATGTTTCTATTCAACTGTCCCTGACAATTAACCAAAGGACAGGCAGTTGATTGAATCCAGGCCTCCTAACTGCTATCCAGGTGCCTTACCCAGCTGAGCTGCTAAATCTTACAGCTTGGCTTGTCTGACTGTAAGCTGCTATGAATGTTTTGTGCATTAACAGCTTGTTTTATTTACGCACTCCTTGCCTCCCAGTGTCCCTCCCTTCAGAGCTCTACACAATAAAGCTTATTTAAAACCCTTGCGGGTGGGGAGTGGCATTTGTATGGCGGCATATGGAGTTTTAGCTGCATGAGTCATTAATATCCCGTTGAAAATATAACACAGCTTCAGAGTCCAGGACCAAAGAAATCCTTATGTTTCCTCTGATAACAGTACAATGGCAGCTGTCTTTCTATTTAGGAGGACAACTCTGCCACAAGTCTTTTAAAATCAGATAATGTCCCCTTTCTAGACTGTCCTGCACTTAATGTGCAGGCCTAGAAAATAAGGACCAATCTGAATCTACCATTAATGCCCACTGAATTGGACCAAGCAAATAAGGAAGGGACATCCATATTATCAATACAGTAGAGAAGGTGGTGTTTCTACCTGGAGACTGCTGAGTTCCCGCCATGCTCCCCTGTGAATGGAATTGACTTTCAGTTTATTGTTGCTCAGGTAGAGCTCCTGCAGCTTTGTCATTCCTGCCAGGGCTCTTCTTGGAATGGTGCTTATGTCGTTCTCCTTCAGTTTCAGAATCTGCAAGTTCTTTGGAAAGCCAAAGGGCAGCGTGTGGAGGTTGTTTCCAGAAAGATCCAAGGACTTTAGCAGTCTCAGCTTGCGGAAGGCCTCCCGATGGATATGAGGACTTGTGATCTTATTGTAACTTAAGTTTAGCTCCTCCAGTAAGTAAGTGGTAGCAAAGTCATTCCTGTTAATCTCAGAGATCTGGTTGTGAAGGATCATAAGTGTCTTCACTCGCCGCGGTAGCCCGCTGGGAATCCTTTCCAGCATATTGTTGTACAAGTGGACAGTATGCAGCTTCTTCAAGCCCTGGAAGGCTAGCGGGTGGATCCCTCGGGCTTTTAATTTGTTGTTGTGAAGTAGAAGGTACTCAAGGTTTCTAATTTGGATCAAGACGTTCCTGCCAATCGTCTTAATTGCAttcttctccaggtgaaggaggacgATGTTTCGAGGTAAGCCACTCGGGATTTGTGAAAGGTTATTGCTGGACAAATCTAGATATTCAAGGCTGGATAGTTTCCTTGGAaaagcaggaaagaaaacattCTCTATTTACATACTGCCAAGTGAAACAATAATCTGTTTCCCTGGGGGATTTACCCCCTTTTTAAAAGACTTTCTCCCCCCCATCGTGGCTACCCTGCTACTTCCCTTACTGTCCTTGATGTTGTATCCCTGGTCGGGACAGCAGAATATGTAGTTCCTCACTGGCCACTAGGGGATATCCAGTGCCATCAAGCACCAGCTACACTtgcaggagagctggctgggTTCCATAAGCATCTGCCAGGGAGCTGAGATCTGCGTTTCAGCTTGGTAGTTCTCTCTGTTAACACCACATACAAAATACTATAGCCGAATGATCAAAGTTATTGCATGCCACCAAAAAGACGGGTAGAGATGCAGTAGAAAGACCATTAAAATTTAAAAGTTCTGCTGTCAGTTTAAAATGACTACATCACAATCGACACTAACTCCGGTCTCTCATTTCAAATAAAAGGGTATTTTTCACACTAAAAACACAAGTTTTGACTTTGAGATGATGCTGAATTGTTCTCACCAAAGGGGGAAACATAAGCTCAGAGGCCTATGCCAAGATTATGAACTTCTCGTGACCTCCTAGTATTATGGAAGTGATTCAAGGCCAGATCTGCTTTGTGTAAACTGTTCAAACTAGATTCTAAGGACTCAGTTGTAGCTAAAGCAAATCTTCAGTCTAGCCACTTATACAACTGGATGCAGATAAGTGGCATTATTTCCCAGCTCAGTGTTTCAAGGCAGATGTTTCTGGAACTGGATAGCTTCTCAAGTCAAACAGTATACTCTACCCAGGAaatatggatttatgtagtgCAACCTTCATTGACCACTGAGTGCAAAAGATCAAACCCCATCCCCACTGCGAAAGGTGATCTGTGGCTAAGCCGGAGTGATTGTGCTGTGCTCATCCAACCCTTATCAGAAATGTTACACACAACATTGTTCTGGAGATAAAAATAGCAAACCCACAGATAAATGACTATGCAATTGTGAGGATGCTAAATAGTAGCGGGAAGAATAAAGGGGTTGTTGCATTTTCCTTTCTTCATAATCTGACAGGTTTATAGAGTACAGAGCAAGTTATGTGCAGGACAAGTACTGCAAGTCAGATCCTCAGGTACAGCCAGTCAAGTACTCCACACAACTGGGAAGGCAAAGGTAGctttcttagggtaggtctacacttacctggtagttcggcggcaagcaaatcgaacttctgggttcgacttatcgcgtcttgtctggacgagataagtcgaacccggaagt from Malaclemys terrapin pileata isolate rMalTer1 chromosome 8, rMalTer1.hap1, whole genome shotgun sequence carries:
- the PODN gene encoding podocan isoform X1, whose product is MFSWSLKGRVFLVLFFGAQQGPGRPFSEQGDLACRFLTVEMLPSSRSLLVLWLLVFSYKMIHGHNDEDNEFLENSSKLLNPDPNFLAPDCPRDCTCTQEGVVDCGGIDLKEFPIDLPESTNHLSLQNNQIEEIFPEELARLYRLETLNLQNNRLTSKGLPEEAFEQLENLNYLYLANNKLTLAPKFLPNTLISADFAANYITKIYGLTFGQKPNLRSVYLHNNKLSDAGLPDNIFNGSNNVEILIMSSNFLKYVPKNLPPALYKLHLKNNKLEKIPKGAFNELAGLRELYLQNNYLTNEGMDNETFWKLSSLEYLDLSSNNLSQIPSGLPRNIVLLHLEKNAIKTIGRNVLIQIRNLEYLLLHNNKLKARGIHPLAFQGLKKLHTVHLYNNMLERIPSGLPRRVKTLMILHNQISEINRNDFATTYLLEELNLSYNKITSPHIHREAFRKLRLLKSLDLSGNNLHTLPFGFPKNLQILKLKENDISTIPRRALAGMTKLQELYLSNNKLKVNSIHRGAWRELSSLQILDMGGNQLISIPSDLPGSLEYLYLQNNKITMVSENAFESTPNIKGIFLRYNKIAVGAVKESTFQSLKHLQVLDIEGNFEFSDTSKNRDNSEEEEEEEEEESR
- the PODN gene encoding podocan isoform X2, encoding MLPSSRSLLVLWLLVFSYKMIHGHNDEDNEFLENSSKLLNPDPNFLAPDCPRDCTCTQEGVVDCGGIDLKEFPIDLPESTNHLSLQNNQIEEIFPEELARLYRLETLNLQNNRLTSKGLPEEAFEQLENLNYLYLANNKLTLAPKFLPNTLISADFAANYITKIYGLTFGQKPNLRSVYLHNNKLSDAGLPDNIFNGSNNVEILIMSSNFLKYVPKNLPPALYKLHLKNNKLEKIPKGAFNELAGLRELYLQNNYLTNEGMDNETFWKLSSLEYLDLSSNNLSQIPSGLPRNIVLLHLEKNAIKTIGRNVLIQIRNLEYLLLHNNKLKARGIHPLAFQGLKKLHTVHLYNNMLERIPSGLPRRVKTLMILHNQISEINRNDFATTYLLEELNLSYNKITSPHIHREAFRKLRLLKSLDLSGNNLHTLPFGFPKNLQILKLKENDISTIPRRALAGMTKLQELYLSNNKLKVNSIHRGAWRELSSLQILDMGGNQLISIPSDLPGSLEYLYLQNNKITMVSENAFESTPNIKGIFLRYNKIAVGAVKESTFQSLKHLQVLDIEGNFEFSDTSKNRDNSEEEEEEEEEESR